The following coding sequences are from one Chitinimonas sp. BJYL2 window:
- the rpsJ gene encoding 30S ribosomal protein S10, producing the protein MANQKIRIRLKAYDYALIDRSAQEIVDTAKRTGAVVKGPVPLPTKIERFDVLRSPHVNKTSRDQLEIRTHLRLMDIVDPTDKTVDALMKLDLPAGVDVEIKLQ; encoded by the coding sequence ATGGCAAATCAAAAGATTCGTATCCGCCTCAAGGCTTATGACTACGCGCTGATCGACCGCTCCGCCCAGGAGATCGTCGATACCGCCAAGCGCACCGGCGCTGTGGTCAAGGGCCCGGTTCCGCTGCCCACCAAGATCGAGCGTTTCGACGTGCTGCGTTCGCCGCACGTCAACAAGACCTCGCGTGACCAGCTGGAAATCCGCACCCATCTGCGCCTGATGGATATTGTGGACCCCACTGACAAGACGGTTGATGCATTGATGAAGCTGGATCTCCCGGCTGGCGTTGATGTTGAGATCAAGCTGCAATAA
- the rplV gene encoding 50S ribosomal protein L22 — MQTSATLNGARLSAQKARLVADLVRGKPVEHAINILTFSPKKGAVIIKKLLLSAIANAEHNDGADIDALKVTTIYVDKGTSLKRFTARAKGRGNRIEKQTCHITLTVGE; from the coding sequence ATGCAAACTTCCGCTACTTTGAATGGCGCACGTCTCTCGGCTCAAAAAGCACGCCTGGTCGCAGACCTGGTGCGCGGCAAGCCCGTTGAGCACGCCATCAATATTCTGACGTTCAGCCCCAAAAAGGGCGCGGTCATCATCAAGAAGCTGTTGCTCTCGGCGATTGCCAATGCCGAGCACAACGACGGCGCCGATATCGACGCCCTCAAGGTGACGACCATTTACGTGGACAAGGGCACTTCGCTGAAGCGCTTTACCGCTCGTGCCAAAGGCCGCGGTAATCGCATCGAGAAGCAAACTTGCCACATCACCCTGACCGTGGGCGAGTGA
- the rplB gene encoding 50S ribosomal protein L2, whose translation MLVKVKPTSPGRRAVVKVVNPELHKGKPHAALVESQSKNAGRNNRGVVTVRHQGGGHKQHYRLIDFRRNKDGIVAKVERLEYDPNRTAHIALLCYADGERRYIIAPRGLKVGAQVVSGAEAPIKVGNTLPLRNIPVGSTIHCIEMQPGKGAQIARSAGASVQLLAREGAYAQLRLRSGEIRKVHVDCRATIGEVGNEEHNLRKIGKAGANRWRGIRPTVRGTVMNPIDHPHGGGEGKTGEGRVPVSPWGTPAKGYRTRSNKRTDNMIVRRRYSNKG comes from the coding sequence ATGCTGGTAAAAGTAAAACCAACTTCCCCGGGTCGCCGCGCAGTTGTCAAGGTTGTGAATCCTGAGCTGCATAAGGGTAAGCCGCATGCTGCGCTGGTTGAAAGCCAGAGCAAGAATGCCGGCCGCAACAACCGCGGTGTTGTCACTGTTCGCCATCAGGGTGGCGGCCACAAGCAGCACTATCGTCTTATCGACTTCCGTCGCAACAAGGACGGCATCGTCGCCAAGGTCGAGCGTCTGGAATATGACCCGAACCGTACCGCCCACATCGCGTTGCTCTGCTACGCAGATGGTGAGCGTCGCTACATCATCGCTCCGCGCGGCCTGAAGGTCGGTGCGCAGGTGGTGAGCGGTGCCGAAGCGCCGATCAAGGTTGGCAACACCCTGCCGCTGCGTAATATCCCGGTCGGTAGCACCATCCACTGCATCGAGATGCAGCCGGGCAAGGGCGCGCAGATTGCACGCTCGGCCGGCGCCTCGGTTCAGCTGCTGGCTCGCGAGGGTGCTTACGCTCAGCTGCGTCTGCGTTCGGGCGAAATCCGCAAGGTGCACGTTGATTGCCGCGCCACCATCGGTGAAGTCGGCAACGAAGAGCACAACCTGCGCAAGATCGGTAAGGCCGGTGCAAATCGCTGGCGCGGTATTCGTCCGACCGTTCGCGGTACCGTGATGAATCCGATCGATCACCCGCACGGTGGTGGTGAAGGCAAGACGGGTGAGGGCCGCGTGCCGGTTAGCCCGTGGGGTACCCCGGCTAAGGGTTACCGCACTCGTAGCAACAAGCGCACCGACAACATGATCGTGCGCCGCCGCTATTCGAATAAGGGGTAA
- the rplX gene encoding 50S ribosomal protein L24 yields the protein MNKIRKGDEVVVITGKDKGKRGTVLRVLVGDKVVVEGVNIVKKHQKPNPVRGVAGGVVDKTMPMHVSNIAIFNKATQKADRVGFKLLDDGKKVRVFKSNGEVVGG from the coding sequence ATGAACAAGATTCGCAAGGGCGACGAAGTCGTCGTCATTACCGGTAAAGACAAAGGCAAGCGTGGCACTGTGCTGCGCGTGCTGGTTGGCGACAAGGTGGTTGTCGAGGGCGTGAACATCGTCAAGAAGCACCAGAAGCCGAATCCGGTTCGCGGTGTCGCTGGTGGTGTTGTTGATAAGACCATGCCTATGCATGTTTCCAATATCGCCATCTTCAATAAGGCAACTCAAAAGGCTGACCGCGTCGGGTTCAAGCTGCTTGATGACGGCAAGAAAGTGCGCGTCTTCAAGTCGAACGGCGAAGTGGTCGGGGGCTAA
- the rpmC gene encoding 50S ribosomal protein L29 — translation MKATELRNKSVDELKAELTSLLKAQFGLRMQLATQQLAKTSELKRVRRDIARVRTILAQKVA, via the coding sequence ATGAAAGCGACTGAATTGCGTAACAAGTCGGTCGATGAGCTCAAGGCTGAGCTCACCTCGCTCCTGAAGGCCCAGTTCGGTCTGCGCATGCAGCTGGCTACCCAGCAGCTTGCCAAGACCAGCGAACTGAAGCGCGTGCGCCGTGATATTGCTCGCGTGCGCACCATTCTGGCTCAAAAGGTGGCGTAA
- the rpsN gene encoding 30S ribosomal protein S14, giving the protein MAKLALINRQGKREKLVAKFAAKREQLLAIINNQDLSDEERFAARLKLQALPRNANPTRLRNRCSVTGRPRGVFRKFGLARNKLREIAMRGEIPGVVKASW; this is encoded by the coding sequence ATGGCTAAACTCGCTTTGATCAATCGTCAGGGAAAGCGCGAAAAGCTGGTGGCGAAGTTCGCCGCTAAGCGCGAGCAGCTGCTGGCAATCATCAATAACCAGGACCTCAGTGATGAAGAGCGCTTTGCCGCTCGCCTCAAACTGCAGGCCCTGCCTCGCAACGCCAACCCCACGCGTCTGCGCAACCGCTGTTCGGTCACTGGCCGTCCACGTGGTGTGTTCCGCAAGTTTGGTCTCGCTCGCAACAAGCTTCGCGAAATCGCGATGCGCGGTGAGATCCCGGGTGTTGTCAAGGCCAGCTGGTAA
- the rpsH gene encoding 30S ribosomal protein S8, whose amino-acid sequence MSMHDPIADMLTRIRNAQRADKPAVGMPSSKIKVAIAAVLKDEGYIENFAVTGDEKKPQLDIELKYYAGRPVIERLDRVSKPGLRIYKGVDDIPKVMNGLGIAIVSTSQGVMTDRKARAQGIGGELLCFVA is encoded by the coding sequence ATGAGTATGCATGATCCCATCGCCGATATGCTGACCCGCATCCGTAACGCTCAGCGCGCGGACAAGCCTGCGGTCGGCATGCCCTCCTCCAAGATCAAGGTAGCGATTGCTGCCGTGCTCAAGGATGAAGGCTATATCGAAAACTTCGCCGTTACTGGCGATGAAAAGAAGCCCCAGCTCGACATCGAGCTGAAGTACTACGCCGGTCGTCCGGTGATCGAGCGCCTGGATCGCGTGTCCAAGCCCGGTCTGCGTATCTACAAGGGCGTTGATGATATTCCCAAGGTTATGAATGGCTTGGGCATCGCAATCGTCTCCACCTCTCAGGGCGTCATGACGGACCGCAAGGCTCGTGCTCAGGGTATCGGTGGCGAACTGCTTTGCTTCGTGGCGTAA
- the rplW gene encoding 50S ribosomal protein L23 gives MNEDRLLQVLLAPVISEKSTLVADKNEQVVFRVASDATKPEIKAAVELLFKVQVESVQVTNVKAKQKRFGRSVGWRKGWKKAYVALKPGQQIDLQAAQ, from the coding sequence CTGAATGAAGATCGTCTGCTCCAGGTTCTGTTGGCCCCGGTGATTTCTGAAAAGAGCACCCTGGTTGCCGACAAGAACGAGCAAGTTGTGTTCCGCGTGGCTAGCGACGCGACCAAGCCCGAAATCAAGGCTGCCGTCGAGCTGCTGTTCAAGGTTCAGGTTGAATCTGTCCAGGTAACCAACGTGAAGGCCAAGCAGAAGCGCTTCGGTCGTTCGGTTGGCTGGCGCAAGGGCTGGAAAAAGGCCTACGTTGCCCTGAAACCCGGTCAGCAGATCGACCTTCAGGCTGCGCAATAA
- the rplF gene encoding 50S ribosomal protein L6 has product MSRVAKNPIALPAGVEVKIAGGDIVVKGPLGTASRPVDVAVEIAVENNALTFKALDDSKHARAMSGTMRALLNNMVTGVSKGFERKLNLVGVGYRAQAQGDTLNLTLGFSHPVAHKMPAGVKVETPTQTEIVLKGADKQQVGQVAAEIRAYRAPEPYKGKGVRYSDEVVVLKETKKK; this is encoded by the coding sequence ATGTCACGCGTAGCTAAGAACCCCATCGCACTGCCCGCCGGTGTTGAAGTCAAGATTGCTGGTGGCGATATCGTCGTCAAGGGCCCGCTGGGCACTGCCTCGCGCCCTGTCGATGTTGCTGTCGAAATTGCTGTCGAGAACAATGCCCTGACTTTCAAGGCGCTGGATGACAGCAAGCATGCTCGCGCCATGTCCGGCACGATGCGTGCATTGCTGAACAACATGGTCACCGGTGTTTCCAAGGGCTTTGAGCGCAAGCTGAATCTGGTAGGCGTGGGTTACCGCGCTCAGGCTCAGGGCGATACGCTCAATCTGACCCTTGGTTTTTCGCACCCCGTTGCACACAAGATGCCGGCTGGCGTGAAGGTGGAAACGCCGACGCAGACCGAGATCGTGCTCAAGGGTGCTGACAAGCAACAGGTCGGTCAGGTTGCCGCCGAGATTCGCGCTTATCGCGCTCCTGAGCCCTACAAGGGTAAGGGTGTTCGCTATAGCGACGAAGTGGTGGTCCTGAAAGAAACCAAGAAGAAGTAA
- the rplP gene encoding 50S ribosomal protein L16: protein MLQPTRLKYRKQQKGRNTGVATRGNKVSFGEWGLKAIGRGRLTARQIEAARRAMTRHIKRGGRVWIRVFPDKPISSKPAEVRMGNGKGSPDYYVAEIQPGKVLYEMDGVDETLAREAFRLAAAKLPIATTFVTRHVGQ, encoded by the coding sequence ATGCTGCAGCCAACTAGACTCAAGTACCGCAAACAGCAGAAGGGCCGTAACACCGGCGTCGCTACCCGCGGTAACAAGGTTAGCTTCGGTGAGTGGGGCCTCAAGGCTATCGGCCGCGGTCGCCTGACCGCCCGTCAGATCGAAGCCGCGCGTCGCGCCATGACCCGTCATATCAAGCGGGGTGGTCGCGTCTGGATTCGTGTCTTCCCGGACAAGCCGATCTCGTCCAAGCCTGCCGAAGTCCGTATGGGTAACGGTAAGGGTAGCCCGGACTACTACGTCGCCGAAATTCAGCCTGGCAAGGTGCTGTACGAGATGGATGGTGTGGACGAGACCCTCGCCCGCGAAGCCTTCCGTCTGGCTGCCGCCAAGCTGCCGATTGCGACGACTTTCGTAACCCGACATGTGGGGCAGTGA
- the rpsC gene encoding 30S ribosomal protein S3 — MGQKIHPIGFRLAVTKNWASKWYASSRNFPAMLAEDIKVREFLKKKLSHASVGRIVIERPAKNARITIHSARPGVVIGKKGEDIEVLKRDLVKLMGVPVHINIEEIRKPEIDSQVIADSIAAQLEKRVMFRRAMKRAMQNAMRLGAQGIKIMSSGRLNGIEIARTEWYREGRVPLHTLRADIDYATSEAMTTYGVIGIKVWVYKGEVKAGQEVAAQPEQAERKPRKGPRNAAAN; from the coding sequence ATGGGACAGAAAATTCATCCGATCGGCTTTCGTTTGGCCGTCACCAAGAACTGGGCTTCGAAGTGGTATGCCAGCAGCCGTAATTTCCCGGCCATGCTTGCAGAAGACATCAAGGTCCGTGAGTTCCTGAAGAAAAAGTTGTCGCACGCCTCGGTAGGCCGCATCGTCATTGAGCGCCCCGCCAAGAACGCCCGCATCACCATTCACAGCGCCCGTCCGGGTGTCGTGATCGGTAAGAAGGGTGAAGACATCGAAGTCCTCAAGCGCGATCTCGTCAAGCTGATGGGTGTGCCTGTGCACATCAACATCGAAGAGATCCGCAAGCCGGAAATCGATTCGCAAGTGATCGCCGATTCCATTGCTGCCCAGCTGGAAAAGCGCGTGATGTTCCGTCGTGCCATGAAGCGCGCGATGCAGAACGCCATGCGTCTGGGTGCGCAGGGCATCAAGATCATGTCGTCGGGCCGTCTGAATGGTATCGAAATCGCTCGTACTGAGTGGTATCGCGAAGGCCGTGTGCCCTTGCACACCCTGCGTGCCGATATCGACTACGCAACCTCCGAAGCCATGACCACGTACGGCGTGATCGGTATCAAGGTGTGGGTTTACAAGGGTGAAGTGAAGGCTGGCCAGGAAGTGGCCGCTCAGCCGGAACAAGCCGAACGCAAGCCGCGAAAGGGGCCTCGAAATGCTGCAGCCAACTAG
- the rplE gene encoding 50S ribosomal protein L5, producing the protein MARLQEFYKETVVPQLTKQFGYKSIMEVPRIEKITVNMGVGEAVADKKVMDHAVGDLTKITGQKPVVTLSKKSIAGFKIRDNYPVGCKVTLRRERMYEFLDRLVTIALPRVRDFRGVSGKSFDGRGNYNMGVREQIIFPEIEYDKIDAIRGMNITITTTAKTDAEARALLAAFKFPFKN; encoded by the coding sequence ATGGCTCGTTTGCAAGAGTTCTACAAAGAAACCGTCGTTCCGCAGCTGACCAAGCAGTTCGGCTACAAGTCGATCATGGAAGTGCCGCGTATCGAGAAGATCACGGTGAACATGGGCGTTGGCGAAGCGGTTGCTGACAAGAAAGTCATGGATCACGCTGTTGGCGATCTGACCAAGATCACGGGTCAAAAGCCTGTTGTCACGCTGTCGAAGAAGTCGATTGCCGGCTTCAAGATTCGCGACAACTACCCCGTGGGTTGCAAGGTCACGCTGCGTCGTGAGCGCATGTACGAATTTCTGGACCGCCTGGTCACCATCGCGTTGCCGCGTGTTCGTGACTTCCGTGGCGTGTCCGGCAAGTCGTTCGACGGCCGTGGCAACTACAACATGGGTGTCCGTGAGCAGATCATCTTTCCGGAAATCGAATACGACAAGATCGACGCGATCCGTGGCATGAACATCACGATCACCACGACCGCGAAGACGGACGCAGAGGCCCGTGCGCTTCTTGCTGCGTTCAAGTTTCCGTTCAAGAACTGA
- the rpsS gene encoding 30S ribosomal protein S19 yields MARSVKKGPFVDAHLLKKIEAVRATNDKRPIKTWSRRSTVLPDFVGLTIAVHNGKQHVPVYVNENMVGHKLGEFSLTRTFKGHAADKKAKK; encoded by the coding sequence ATGGCTCGTTCCGTTAAAAAAGGCCCGTTTGTTGACGCCCATCTGCTCAAGAAGATCGAAGCAGTTCGCGCCACCAATGACAAGCGCCCCATCAAGACCTGGTCCCGTCGTTCCACCGTGTTGCCCGACTTCGTCGGTCTGACTATCGCGGTGCACAACGGTAAGCAGCATGTTCCCGTGTATGTGAACGAGAACATGGTGGGCCACAAGTTGGGCGAGTTCTCGCTGACCCGGACGTTCAAGGGTCACGCCGCCGACAAAAAAGCCAAGAAGTAA
- the rplN gene encoding 50S ribosomal protein L14, translating into MIQMQSMLDVADNTGARSVMCIKVLGGSKRRYASVGDIIKVSIKDAAPRGRVKKGDVYNAVVVRTAKGVRRPDGQLIKFDGNAAVLLNTKLEPIGTRIFGPVTRELRTERFMKIVSLAPEVL; encoded by the coding sequence ATGATTCAAATGCAATCCATGCTGGATGTTGCTGACAACACTGGTGCGCGCTCCGTGATGTGCATCAAGGTGTTGGGTGGCTCCAAGCGCCGTTATGCCTCGGTGGGTGACATCATCAAGGTCAGCATCAAGGATGCAGCGCCGCGCGGCCGCGTGAAGAAGGGCGACGTTTATAACGCCGTCGTTGTTCGCACTGCCAAGGGTGTCCGTCGTCCTGATGGTCAATTGATCAAGTTTGATGGCAATGCCGCAGTGCTTCTTAACACCAAGCTCGAGCCGATCGGTACCCGTATTTTCGGGCCGGTGACGCGTGAGCTGCGTACCGAGCGATTCATGAAGATCGTCTCGCTTGCGCCTGAAGTGCTGTAA
- the rplD gene encoding 50S ribosomal protein L4 — protein sequence MELKVINASGQAAASVTASDALFGREYNEDLVHQVVTAYLANARSGNRAQKDRSEVKHTTKKPWRQKGTGRARAGMSSSPIWRGGGRIFPNSPDENFTQKVNRKMYRAGVAAILSQLVREERLVVVDGFTADTPKTKAFAAKLAAMGLNERTLIVTDNLDENLYLASRNLPSVLVLEPSQADPVSLVRFKKIVVTREALKQIEEILA from the coding sequence ATGGAACTGAAAGTCATCAATGCTAGCGGCCAGGCCGCAGCCAGTGTGACCGCGTCCGACGCCTTGTTCGGCCGTGAGTACAACGAAGATCTGGTGCATCAGGTCGTTACTGCCTATCTGGCCAATGCCCGTAGCGGCAATCGTGCCCAGAAGGATCGTAGCGAAGTCAAGCACACCACCAAGAAGCCTTGGCGTCAAAAGGGTACGGGCCGCGCTCGTGCCGGTATGTCGTCGTCGCCCATCTGGCGTGGTGGTGGTCGGATTTTCCCGAACTCGCCTGATGAGAACTTCACCCAAAAGGTGAACCGCAAGATGTATCGCGCCGGTGTGGCCGCGATCCTGTCGCAGCTGGTGCGCGAGGAGCGTCTGGTCGTGGTGGATGGCTTTACTGCCGATACCCCGAAGACCAAGGCATTTGCCGCCAAGCTGGCCGCCATGGGTCTGAACGAGCGCACCCTGATCGTTACCGACAATCTGGACGAAAACCTGTACCTCGCTTCGCGCAATCTGCCGAGTGTGCTGGTGCTTGAGCCGTCGCAAGCCGACCCGGTCAGCTTGGTCCGCTTCAAGAAGATTGTTGTGACTCGCGAGGCGCTCAAGCAAATCGAGGAGATCCTGGCATGA
- the rplC gene encoding 50S ribosomal protein L3, producing the protein MSLGLVGRKVGMTRVFVEDGASIPVTVLEMSANRVTQIKTQESDGYTAVQVAFGDRRASRVNKAEAGHFAKAGVEAGRGMHEFTLSAEDLAQFKQGSQITVEIFTVGQLVDVTGTSQGKGFSGAIKRHNFSSQRASHGNSVSHNAPGSIGMAQDPGRVFPGKRMAGQLGNVKRTVQNLEVVRVDAERGLLLVKGAVPGSKGNDVVVRPSVKAGA; encoded by the coding sequence ATGAGCTTAGGACTTGTCGGGCGCAAGGTCGGTATGACCCGCGTGTTCGTCGAGGATGGTGCTTCCATCCCGGTGACCGTGCTGGAAATGTCGGCAAATCGCGTCACTCAAATCAAAACGCAAGAGTCGGATGGCTATACGGCCGTCCAGGTTGCATTCGGCGATCGCCGTGCAAGTCGTGTAAACAAGGCTGAGGCTGGTCACTTTGCGAAGGCAGGTGTCGAGGCTGGTCGTGGTATGCACGAGTTCACGCTGTCGGCTGAAGATCTGGCCCAGTTCAAACAGGGTAGCCAGATCACCGTGGAAATCTTCACTGTGGGTCAGCTGGTCGATGTGACCGGTACTTCGCAGGGTAAGGGCTTCTCGGGTGCCATCAAGCGTCACAACTTCAGCTCGCAGCGCGCTTCGCACGGTAACTCCGTGTCGCATAACGCGCCGGGTTCCATCGGTATGGCGCAGGATCCGGGTCGTGTTTTCCCCGGTAAGCGCATGGCCGGTCAGCTCGGTAACGTCAAGCGTACCGTGCAGAACCTGGAAGTGGTTCGTGTCGATGCAGAACGTGGTCTGTTGCTCGTCAAGGGTGCCGTTCCTGGCTCCAAGGGCAATGACGTGGTTGTGCGTCCCAGCGTGAAGGCAGGTGCGTGA
- the rpsQ gene encoding 30S ribosomal protein S17 has product MTETKLKRSLTGRVVSNKMDKTVVVLVERKVKHPLYGKVIRLSKKYHAHDEANAYGEGDVVTIQETRPISKTKAWIVTALVEKARGA; this is encoded by the coding sequence ATGACCGAGACCAAACTGAAGCGGTCGTTGACCGGCCGCGTAGTAAGCAACAAGATGGACAAGACTGTCGTTGTGCTCGTCGAGCGCAAGGTCAAGCACCCGCTGTATGGCAAGGTGATCCGTCTTTCCAAGAAGTACCACGCGCACGATGAAGCCAACGCCTATGGTGAGGGTGATGTTGTGACCATCCAGGAAACCCGCCCCATTTCCAAGACCAAGGCTTGGATTGTGACGGCTCTGGTTGAGAAGGCGCGCGGCGCTTGA